The stretch of DNA CCGGGTTCCACGGTGCCCTCCCCCACGTACAGGGCGGAGCCGATCAGGGCCCGGACCATGTTGTGGCAGAAGGCGTCCGCCTGCACTGTGGCCACGATGGCGCCATCCTCAGCGCGGGCAAATTCGAAGCGCTGCAGTTCCCTGATGGTGGTGGCACCTTCACGGGGCTTGCAGAAGGACAGGAAGTTCTGCAGGCCCAGGAGCCGTGCGGCCCCCTGGTTCAGCAGCTCCACATCCAGCGGATTCTTGTGCCACAGCGTGAACGCGCGCTCCAGCGGATCCCACAGCGCCGGGCCGTCAGCGATCCGGTAGCTGTAGCGTCGCCACAGCGCGGAGAACCGCGCATCAAAACCGTCAGGTGCCGGTGCGATTCCGCGGACCTGCACCGCGCCCGTCAGGTCCCCCAGCACACGGTTCAGTGCCCCGCGAAGCCTGCGCGTCATCGCAGTGGCGGGGTCGAGTTCGTGCCCCCGGGCCATCCCGAGCCACTCGCTTTCCGCAAGGTCGAGGTGGACTACCTGGCCTCGGGCATGCACCCCGGCATCTGTCCGGCCGGCGACGGTCACCCGCAGGGGACGCCGGACCAGCAGCTCGAGGGCCTCTTCGAGCGTGCCCTGGACCGTCCGGCGCCCCGGCTGGACGGCCCACCCGCTGAAGGGGCCGCCGTCGTACGAAAGATCAAGCCGGATACGCAAAAACCCGCCGCCCCCCAATACGGGGGCCGCGGGTTTTTGGTGGTTCATAGACTCAAGTCTATGCGAAGAAAATCAGCGAATTACTTCGCGTCCTTCTCTTCGGCGGGAGCTTCCTCAGCGGCCGGAGCCTCTTCAGCAGCAGCTTCTTCGGTAGCGGTCTCCTCAGCGGCCGGAGCCTCTTCGGTGGCAGCTTCCTCAGCAGCGGGAGCCTCTTCAGCGGGAGCTTCCTCGGCAGCCGGAGCAGCCTTTGCAGCAGCCTGGGTAGCCTCGGCTACAACGGCCTGCTTGGCGGAAACCGGCTCAAGAACCAGCTCGATGACAGCCATGGGAGCGTTGTCGCCCTTGCGGTTGCCGATCTTGGTGATGCGGGTGTAGCCACCGTCGCGGTTCTCCACTGCCTGGGCAATGTCGGTGAACAGCTCGTGGACGACGCCCTTGTTGCTGATCAGGCCGAGAACCCGGCGGCGGGAAGCGAGGTCGCCGCGCTTGGCGAAGGTGACAAGGCGCTCTGCGTACGGCTTCAGGCGCTTGGCCTTGGTCACCGTGGTGGTGATCCGCTTGTGCTCGAACAGTGCTGCTGCCAGGTTCGCGAGCATGAGGCGCTCGTGAGCCGGGCCGCCGCCGAGGCGCGGACCCTTAGTGGGGGTAGGCATAATTGTTTCTCCTCATGTGGAAGCCGTTGGGCGGCACACCGTGGTGCTGCCCGCCGGCCAAGGTCTGGTTTAGAGTTCGTCGTCGCCGAAAGCGGCGTCGTCCTCTTCGATTGCTGCGGCGCGTGCTGCGAGGTCAAAACCGGGAGGCGAGTCCTTGAGGGACAGGCCCAGTTCAACCAGCTTTGCCTTGACCTCGTCAATGGACTTGGCACCGAAGTTGCGGATGTCCATCAGGTCAGCCTCGGAGCGGGCAACGAGTTCACCCACGGTGTGGATGCCCTCACGCTTGAGGCAGTTGTAGGAACGGACGGTGAGGTCCAGATCCTCGATCGGCAGTGCCATGTCGGCTGCCAGGGCAGCGTCGGTGGGCGACGGGCCGATCTCGATACCTTCAGCTGCGGTGTTCAGCTCACGGGCCAGACCGAACAGTTCCACCAGGGTGGTACCTGCGGAAGCAACAGCATCGCGCGGGGCGATGGCCTGCTTGGTCTCGACATCGACAATCAGCTTGTCGAAGTCGGTGCGCTGCTCAACACGGGTTGCTTCCACGCGGAAAGTAACCTTCAGCACCGGCGAGTAGATGGAGTCGACCGGAATACGGCCGATCTCTGCGTCGCCGGACTTGTTCTGAGCTGCCGAAACGTAGCCGCGGCCGCGCTCGATGGTCAGTTCGAGTTCGAACTTGCCCTTCGAGTTCAGCGTGGCAATGTGCAGATCCGGGTTGTGGAATTCGACGCCGGCCGGCGGAGCGATGTCCGCGGCGGTGACGACTCCGGG from Pseudarthrobacter chlorophenolicus A6 encodes:
- the truA gene encoding tRNA pseudouridine(38-40) synthase TruA, yielding MNHQKPAAPVLGGGGFLRIRLDLSYDGGPFSGWAVQPGRRTVQGTLEEALELLVRRPLRVTVAGRTDAGVHARGQVVHLDLAESEWLGMARGHELDPATAMTRRLRGALNRVLGDLTGAVQVRGIAPAPDGFDARFSALWRRYSYRIADGPALWDPLERAFTLWHKNPLDVELLNQGAARLLGLQNFLSFCKPREGATTIRELQRFEFARAEDGAIVATVQADAFCHNMVRALIGSALYVGEGTVEPGWLYERLLAQKRDAKSVLAAPHPLVFEEVAYPSDTELLARAELTRARREH
- the rplQ gene encoding 50S ribosomal protein L17 yields the protein MPTPTKGPRLGGGPAHERLMLANLAAALFEHKRITTTVTKAKRLKPYAERLVTFAKRGDLASRRRVLGLISNKGVVHELFTDIAQAVENRDGGYTRITKIGNRKGDNAPMAVIELVLEPVSAKQAVVAEATQAAAKAAPAAEEAPAEEAPAAEEAATEEAPAAEETATEEAAAEEAPAAEEAPAEEKDAK
- a CDS encoding DNA-directed RNA polymerase subunit alpha, which encodes MLIAQRPTLSEEVVSENRSRFIIEPLEPGFGYTLGNSLRRTLLSSIPGAAVTSIRIDGVLHEFTTVPGVKEDVTEIILNIKSLSVSSEHDEPVVAYLRKQGPGVVTAADIAPPAGVEFHNPDLHIATLNSKGKFELELTIERGRGYVSAAQNKSGDAEIGRIPVDSIYSPVLKVTFRVEATRVEQRTDFDKLIVDVETKQAIAPRDAVASAGTTLVELFGLARELNTAAEGIEIGPSPTDAALAADMALPIEDLDLTVRSYNCLKREGIHTVGELVARSEADLMDIRNFGAKSIDEVKAKLVELGLSLKDSPPGFDLAARAAAIEEDDAAFGDDEL